The genomic region AGTTTCAATCCCTAATAGGGAGACAATTAAATTTCAACGCTATTAGATTCCGGTACAAAAAGGATGAAATCTCGTTTCAATCCCTAATAGGGAGACAATTAAATTTCAACTTCAAGTAAACACACCTGATAAAGATTCAGTAAATACGTTTCAATCCCTAATAGGGAGACAATTAAATTTCAACTTAAAAATCATCAGGGTCAATCGTGCTGGAATTATCGTTTCAATCCCTAATAGGGAGACAATTAAATTTCAACTTTGCTTAATCTATCGCTATCTTTACTGGTAGATGTTTCAATCCCTAATAGGGAGACAATTAAATTTCAACGAGAATTCCAATCCTTCATTTCACCGCCAATTTCAGTTTCAATCCCTAATAGGGAGACAATTAAATTTCAACAAGTTGATCGCGCCCAAACAAAAGCCACCAATTATTGCTGTTTCAATCCCTAATAGGGAGACAATTAAATTTCAACGTGGGTGGCGTTACTGTCACAGCTACAGCGATCGCGTTTCAATCCCTAATAGGGAGACAATTAAATTTCAACCTCAGGTCTTCTAAATTTCGTCCTTGGTTGATGAGTAAGTTTCAATCCCTAATAGGGAGACAATTAAATTTCAACGCTGGAATTCCTGATTAGCCTTAAGCACACCAATGTGTTTCAATCCCTAATAGGGAGACAATTAAATTTCAACTATAAATGCTTTTATAAATGGGATTGTGGATGCCATGTTTCAATCCCTAATAGGGAGACAATTAAATTTCAACTTTGCAGATCCATCTTTATTTACTACTGAGAATCTGGGGTTTCAATCCCTAATAGGGAGACAATTAAATTTCAACCGCTGAAGCCTGAAAACTAATCCATATGTAGTTTTCAAGGTTCTAAAGCGCGGATAGAGCAATAATAGCATGACAAAAGCTGGTTAATGCAAGGTACAAATTGCTAAAACCCAGTTATAGCAAGGAGCGCGGTAGGTTATCAGCTATTATTCCTGTAATCTTTTGAATCGTAGGACCTCCAGCATATTTTTCAATCTATCTACGCCAACACCTACCCATCCGCGCATTCAGCAAAGAAAATAGTGTCATCATAAAGTGGTTCACCACCAACACGCTCAACTTTACCAAAACAGCACGCACACAGGAAATAAAATCGGATACTGTCAGTATCCGGCTTAATTAACTTATTTAAACGCCAACGCAATTTAGCATATTGAGTATCGCTCAACTGGCACTCAAACACACTGTACTGCACCCATTGCCCGTAAGACTTAAGAATGTTATGAATTTTGGTACGGCGCTTATCTTCGGAAATATCGTACGAAATAACAACATTCATGGTTGCTTTCTACCCTCACGCCTACTTCAAAACCAACGGTGGATATTTCTCAATTTCACCCATTAAGTATTTCGCGAGTAACCGCGCTTGTAGTTCAAATGCTTCTTGGTAACTACATTTACGTCCTAAAACTGGGTGCTTGAACTCAGATTGCTTCTTCTGCGCGTATAACCGCAAGAATGTTTTTCGCCCTTCCCAAGTCAGAGACACCGCATGACTTAATGGTTCCGTCACAAATTCTGCGGATGTCAACAATCGCTTATTCAAAGCAGATAACACGACTGCATCTACTATCAGGGGACGAAACTCTTCCATTAAATCCAATGCTAGTGCTGGTCTGCCATAACGTTCGCAGTGTAGATATCCTAAATACGGATCGAACCCAACAATATCGATCGCCCCTTGTATATCATGCCGCAATAATGAATAACCAAAGCTGAGTAAAGAATTAACTGGGTCAGTCGGCGGACGGCGGCTGCGCGTGGTAAAAGTAAATTCTGTAGCGCGAATCAATTGATGGAAGCAGCTAAAATAAGCTGCACTACCAGCACCCTCCAAACCGCGAAGCGAGTTAATACTGTTAGTTGTGTCAATTGGTGCGATCGCCTGCTCTAAACGTGTAATATATGCTGCTAAGTCTAAGTCTGGGAATTCTCGCTGGCGGCGGATAAGCATATTTCGGTAGTTTTTCAACTTACCGCGCACAAATCCTTGGACTACATGAATTGCTTGGACTGACTCACCAGCTGCTTGCCATTGTGCCTTGCGGACAAAAATGTTTTTGCTAACTTCTGGTTCTAGCCTGCCCAAATAACGACCTGTTTCTGCGAGAAAAGTAAGAGGTATATGACGTTCCAATAGTTCGGAAATTGCCGCAGGTGAAATAGTAGCACGTCCTAAAACCACAACGCCATCTATTTTAATTAATGGCACGTCTAAAATTGTTTTTTTATCAAATTTGACATGGAGGCGTTCATCTGTCTTGCCAATAAAAGCATCTTCCTGAGTGATATAAACTGTACCCATAGTTGCATCTCATCTATAGTTGATAAATTAGCTCGATAAAACTAAAATTACGTGGCTTCTTGATAGCGTCCAACCTTATCTACAACACCAGGTAAGCAGCGTGAAAATAAGCTACATCCATCACAGCGTTTTGTTTTGACAGCCTTTGGCATCTCTCCTGTCATTAGCAATGTTTGAACAGCTTGAATAGTTGCGATCGCATTTTGACGCAGTTGATTAGTAATTTCAACTAATTGGCGTTGGTGCGAATGGGCATAGTAAATATAGCCATTACTAATAGATTGTCCAGTCATTTCTTCTAAACACAAAGCTTGGGCGCAAACTTGCAGTTCGTCGTTATCCCATTCGCCTTTACATCCTCGCTTATATTCAACTGGATACCATTGACCGTTTTCTACTTCAATTAAATCAGCCTTTCCGATTAATTTGTATCGTTCGGATTTCAGCCAAATTGCCCGAATTTGCCAAGTTTCTTCTCGACTCCCTTCTCCTAATGTATGAACGCGATCGTGTAAACTCGTACCTTCAATCGTGTATTGATTGTCAAGAAATTCTCCCGCACAAAACATGCGCCAGCAGCGGTGCTGGCAGTAGCCATATTGATTTAATGCAGCAATAGGAATGTATTCAAGATCGTCCATAGTTTTTATGATTTGAAGAACGCGAATCGATTGTTGATAGGCGGCGCGTTATGCCCATACCCATGGTTGTTTTACGTCCTACACCAGTATATAAAGCAAAGTCAGCTAAAGCATTAATTTGCTTAATTGCGATCGGTTCGACATTTCCAAGAATACGATAGCTAATATCACCAAGGCAACCGATAAATTTACTGTCGTAATTGCTAATAACCTCCGTATGAATCTTGACAAAACTTGGATAAATTGAGTCAAATGAGATATTATTTAATTCAATTCCACTATATTTATTCCAACGTCCTAAAAGACTGTTAAAGACACATTCTTTGACGGGAAGAATAGAATCGTATTCACCTTGACGGAAGGATACAGGTGTAGCAAAAGTGAAATTCAGAGTGCGATCGCGATCGCTAGCTTGTTCGTATAATTGGGCATAGGTGCAAGCATTTGCCCAAGGTTGCATCGATTGGGGAGTACCGAGAATACTGGTAATATACAAGTCTGCGGAACCTAAATGCCAAGGGTGTTTTGGGTTAAGATTCAGCCACAGTGGGGTTAATTTGCTAAATAGAGTGTCATCGAGTAGGGAAATACGCCACCAGCAGGGAGTCCCTGCGGGAATGGGTTTTTGATGACCAAATTGTAAGGTATGGTGATGTTTGTGCTGTTGTACTTGCAGGGGTGAGAGGGTGAAAGCTTTATCTGCGTTGGAGGAATGTAGATAATCTCCCAAGGTTTTATCGACGGAACTAATCAGAGTGAGAAATAAGGCGTGATAGTGTCTACCAGTGAGGAATTCTGGGTATATGGGAGATTGGGGAATGAGGTTGAGGACGAGGCTGTGAGGCATAGTGAGTTTAGACTTAATGGAGATTAAACAATAAAAACTTCATCATCTGGAAGACGTAGCTGTTTAAACTTCATTGCCATTGTTAAAATTCCTGATAAGCCTGCTAAAAACTCGTATTGTCTTTCACCATCATTACAAGCAATAGTTATAGGGTATGAAACAATTCCTTGTTTATGTAACTGGAAAAGAGTAGCAGCATTAGTTCGAGGACAAATAATGACTCCTGGTAAGAGATATTTTGATAATGTCTGCAATTCAGGTGTTGGACGTATTGATCCTCCAACGCTGCGAATAATTTGACAATTTTTAAAAGCTGTTAATTTATTCAGTTCCGTGTTGATAAACTCTTGTTGACTATCAAGATATCGCATTCTAAAACTCAGTTTATAAGTCTCAATTGCACGAGTTTTGATTTCGATAAAATCACCGTTTTGAACAAATTCGTAATAGCGCAATAGATGAAAAGGATCGATTTGACTTTTCTCAGCTTCATCTAAGATAAAACCGAATGGATCGCGAATGGGAAGGCTTTCAAATAAACTATAGCGAAAAGTAAATAATGGGGCATAGCTTGTACTAAAAATCTCAGCAAATTCTTTCAGTTCAGCCACTAATTCATCTTCTTTAAAAACATCTTCGTATGCGTCTATTGTCGTGCGTCCGGCTTGTAAATCATCCCACTCTTTAGGTGATTTTACCTTAATATATTTTTTAACAAAAGCTCGACCACCTTTGATATATTTCCAGTCTTTTTTTAATTTATCTAAAGACATTTGAGCAATATTTTCAGCACCTTGCAAAACTTTCATTCTGTAGCGATAGTCTTCCCAAGTGCGATTTCCTCCCAAAATTGATTTTAAAGTATCGAACAATTTTGAAATTAATTCAGCAACTACTAGATTTTTAGAATTTTTTTCCAGTTCTAATAAAGGACGTGCGATTTCTAGAGATGCTTCTGAACGCCAGTAAGCTGTTAAAAAAGGCTTGTCTAAACAGGGAAGTGTATCGAGTAAATCTTTTAGTGCGGTACGACCTCCAGTAGTATTAAGAGTATTTAAACCTTCTTGCCAAGCATTAGCAGGCAAGTAAGCAATAGCCTCTGAATCAATATTACTTTCAGATTTACCTAAAACACGCCCTACTCTACCTATTCTCTGCCAAAAAGCAGCGCGATCGCGTGCTGAAAAAATTAACCAGTCTAAATTCTGTCTTGTTGGTTCGGGGTTTCTTTCAAAGTTAAATCCTACATCTACAGTGCTAGTAGCCAAAATAACTTGACACTGCATAGCCTTTTGTCTATCTTGTTTAGGTGCAGGTCCCGTAATGCGTCCAATATAATTAGTAAATCCTCGATTATCTAAAACTGTTTTAAGAAGATTAATATTATCCAGAGAATCCAAAATTACAGCACCATTTTTATCTGGACTTTCTCGCAAACGATGGACAACTTCTGTAGCTAATTCTGCTATCCACGCTTCTTGACTGTCTGGCTTCGGTCTTAATTCTAAGTTAACTGCTGTTTGTGATGGCACGAAATTAATGTGACCCGCTTCTCCATCAATTCTCGCTATCTTCACCCCAGCCTGTTTTAAATTTTCTAATGCTGATTCACAAGCTGGTTCTGGTGTTGCTGTCAGCAATACTATCTTCCGTCCATGTTGAAAAAAGCCAAAGACGTGAGAGTATGCTAGATAAAACAGCATTCCTACTAGCTGTTTAGCATCGTAGAGGTGAAATTCGTCAAAGATGACTGTAGAAAATTTGGTGTAAAAACTAGCAGCAATATTATCTCTATCTAGCTTGTTGTATGCAAAAAAAGTTGCATAGTAGAAAATATCAGGATTCGTTACCAACAGAATTGGTGTATTCGCTCCAACATCATCAAAAACTGTAGCAGGGTTGCGCAAGACATTATATAGTTTTTCTCCCGAACGATTGCCAACTTTATCGTTAGACCAGCTTTTAATATCTTGAGCCGAAGCTGATTTAATAATATGAGGCAAGTTAGCCTCACGCACAAACTGTTTAGCTGCTTCTGTTTGCTGTTCAATTAAAGCATTAGTTGGTGCGATATAAATAGCACTTTTATTTGGCTGATGTTTTAAAACTGTTAATCCTGCTTTAGTTTTACCCGTGCCAGTTGGTGCTAAATCGAGGATAATATCGGCATTTCCAGATTGTTCAAATACATCGACTTGATGTTGAAGTGCGTTCGTCATGAAAGATATCTCTTTTGGCAAAGCTGCACAAAACGAAATACTACGAGGTTCTAGCCTAGTAACTAATCTTTGTTTATTCATCCCTACTTTCTCTACCACAAAAATATAAATCTGCTGGTACAATTGCTTCATCAATCTGCCAAGCACAACCTCGAAAACGTAGATTTTTAATAATGGGTACGGGAGGGATAGAAATTAAATCAAAAGCTAAAGTTTCTATTTGCTGTGGTAAATCGGCAGCATTTAGATAATGTTGAGTGTAATATTCACCTTCTGGTAGTAAATTCAGCGATGATTCATTGATTATGTTGACTTTAACTTTACTCATAAATTTACCAAGACGAATATAATCGGGTAATTGGCTATTTCCAAACACCAAAGTTTGAAATCTGTTACCGCGTTCAATCATTCGTAGTCTTCCAGTTTGGGGGAAATTACTTGGTCTAAATGAATTTGGTTTTTTCCCTTGGCGTTGTAATGGTAAATCTTCTCGCGCCGTAGCAACTCGATTATTAGTCATTGAATACCAATAAGCATCAGAAAGAGCATTAAAACGTTCAAATCTGAATGTAATTCTGCCTATAGGTGAAGCTGGTAAGATATAAAAATCTCGTGCTATTGGTTGTAAATCTTCTTTGTAGGTTGGTCGTCCTGTAGCCTGACCTTGGAGGCGATAGGGGGAATTTACCAAACCTAAAGCATAGGTAAGAGCATAATTCCCAATGACCCCCTCAGTGTAATAGGTATCAGACAACTCCCTAGAGGCAAAAAAAACTGGTTCAAGACAGTGTAATTCAATAAGTTTTGCCTGCTGAAAAGGAATTGTTGACATAATCTAACTCTCTACTTCAACTGAATTATTTTTTCCTTTACCTTTAGCCTTTTTCTTTTCAGATACAACCTGGCGGAAAGGTTCATAGGATTGGCTTAAGCGTTTGAGAAAACTATCGCGTTCTGCTTCTGACCAATAAGTTTCTACATCAGCAATTAAATTGAATAATTCTGCTTCAGATAAATGCACAGATACCCCTCTCTTGTTTTGCCAGTTGGCAATGACTTGCTTGCTTGCTGTAATTAATTGCTTAGAATTCAA from Chroococcidiopsis sp. SAG 2025 harbors:
- the cas1d gene encoding type I-D CRISPR-associated endonuclease Cas1d, whose product is MGTVYITQEDAFIGKTDERLHVKFDKKTILDVPLIKIDGVVVLGRATISPAAISELLERHIPLTFLAETGRYLGRLEPEVSKNIFVRKAQWQAAGESVQAIHVVQGFVRGKLKNYRNMLIRRQREFPDLDLAAYITRLEQAIAPIDTTNSINSLRGLEGAGSAAYFSCFHQLIRATEFTFTTRSRRPPTDPVNSLLSFGYSLLRHDIQGAIDIVGFDPYLGYLHCERYGRPALALDLMEEFRPLIVDAVVLSALNKRLLTSAEFVTEPLSHAVSLTWEGRKTFLRLYAQKKQSEFKHPVLGRKCSYQEAFELQARLLAKYLMGEIEKYPPLVLK
- the cas2 gene encoding CRISPR-associated endonuclease Cas2 is translated as MNVVISYDISEDKRRTKIHNILKSYGQWVQYSVFECQLSDTQYAKLRWRLNKLIKPDTDSIRFYFLCACCFGKVERVGGEPLYDDTIFFAECADG
- the cas6 gene encoding CRISPR-associated endoribonuclease Cas6, producing MPHSLVLNLIPQSPIYPEFLTGRHYHALFLTLISSVDKTLGDYLHSSNADKAFTLSPLQVQQHKHHHTLQFGHQKPIPAGTPCWWRISLLDDTLFSKLTPLWLNLNPKHPWHLGSADLYITSILGTPQSMQPWANACTYAQLYEQASDRDRTLNFTFATPVSFRQGEYDSILPVKECVFNSLLGRWNKYSGIELNNISFDSIYPSFVKIHTEVISNYDSKFIGCLGDISYRILGNVEPIAIKQINALADFALYTGVGRKTTMGMGITRRLSTIDSRSSNHKNYGRS
- the cas3 gene encoding type I-D CRISPR-associated helicase Cas3' translates to MNKQRLVTRLEPRSISFCAALPKEISFMTNALQHQVDVFEQSGNADIILDLAPTGTGKTKAGLTVLKHQPNKSAIYIAPTNALIEQQTEAAKQFVREANLPHIIKSASAQDIKSWSNDKVGNRSGEKLYNVLRNPATVFDDVGANTPILLVTNPDIFYYATFFAYNKLDRDNIAASFYTKFSTVIFDEFHLYDAKQLVGMLFYLAYSHVFGFFQHGRKIVLLTATPEPACESALENLKQAGVKIARIDGEAGHINFVPSQTAVNLELRPKPDSQEAWIAELATEVVHRLRESPDKNGAVILDSLDNINLLKTVLDNRGFTNYIGRITGPAPKQDRQKAMQCQVILATSTVDVGFNFERNPEPTRQNLDWLIFSARDRAAFWQRIGRVGRVLGKSESNIDSEAIAYLPANAWQEGLNTLNTTGGRTALKDLLDTLPCLDKPFLTAYWRSEASLEIARPLLELEKNSKNLVVAELISKLFDTLKSILGGNRTWEDYRYRMKVLQGAENIAQMSLDKLKKDWKYIKGGRAFVKKYIKVKSPKEWDDLQAGRTTIDAYEDVFKEDELVAELKEFAEIFSTSYAPLFTFRYSLFESLPIRDPFGFILDEAEKSQIDPFHLLRYYEFVQNGDFIEIKTRAIETYKLSFRMRYLDSQQEFINTELNKLTAFKNCQIIRSVGGSIRPTPELQTLSKYLLPGVIICPRTNAATLFQLHKQGIVSYPITIACNDGERQYEFLAGLSGILTMAMKFKQLRLPDDEVFIV
- the cas5d gene encoding type I-D CRISPR-associated protein Cas5/Csc1 encodes the protein MSTIPFQQAKLIELHCLEPVFFASRELSDTYYTEGVIGNYALTYALGLVNSPYRLQGQATGRPTYKEDLQPIARDFYILPASPIGRITFRFERFNALSDAYWYSMTNNRVATAREDLPLQRQGKKPNSFRPSNFPQTGRLRMIERGNRFQTLVFGNSQLPDYIRLGKFMSKVKVNIINESSLNLLPEGEYYTQHYLNAADLPQQIETLAFDLISIPPVPIIKNLRFRGCAWQIDEAIVPADLYFCGRESRDE
- the cas4 gene encoding CRISPR-associated protein Cas4, yielding MDDLEYIPIAALNQYGYCQHRCWRMFCAGEFLDNQYTIEGTSLHDRVHTLGEGSREETWQIRAIWLKSERYKLIGKADLIEVENGQWYPVEYKRGCKGEWDNDELQVCAQALCLEEMTGQSISNGYIYYAHSHQRQLVEITNQLRQNAIATIQAVQTLLMTGEMPKAVKTKRCDGCSLFSRCLPGVVDKVGRYQEAT